GTTACGTTGCGTAAGCCCAGTTCGATGACTGCCTGCCGGATAAAACGGATCTTCTTCGCGTTGGCGTCCAGCAGCACGAACTTAGTGCCGGGTTGCGCGATCGCCAATGGAATGCCGGGCAACCCCGCGCCGGTGCCGACGTCCAGCACCTTTTGGCCTTCGAGAAAATCCCGCACCGACAAACTGTCCAGCAGATGGACGGCTATCATGCGATGCACGTTGCGCACGCCGCTCAGGTTGTACACCCGGTTCCATTTTTCCAGCAGGCGCAGATAGTGCGTCAGCCGGTCGATCTGATCATCATCGAGCCGCGCGTCCTGCGCCGCGACGCCAGCTGTGATCGCTCCGCGCAGCGCGTCGTCGGTG
The sequence above is a segment of the Gammaproteobacteria bacterium genome. Coding sequences within it:
- the rsmG gene encoding 16S rRNA (guanine(527)-N(7))-methyltransferase RsmG, translating into MTSSAVNALVDTDDALRGAITAGVAAQDARLDDDQIDRLTHYLRLLEKWNRVYNLSGVRNVHRMIAVHLLDSLSVRDFLEGQKVLDVGTGAGLPGIPLAIAQPGTKFVLLDANAKKIRFIRQAVIELGLRNVTVQCKRIEAYRPESGFDTVISRAFASVMDFVAGAAPACAPKGRMLAMKSSLTAEEKQWLRAMAQVSKIFTLHAFKLNVPHIYSERQLIAIRNPVQR